The nucleotide window GCACGATCCGACCTTCCATGAAGGCAGGGTGGAGACCCGTCCTTCGTCGGGTGGCAAGTACACCGGCCTGACCGTGACCGTACGCGCGACCAGCCGCGAACAGCTCGATGCGCTGTACTCGGAGCTGTCCGGCCACCCGATGGTCAAGATCGTCCTGTAATTGCAACAGCGCAACTGCCCGGTCTTTGAGCAAGCACAAGGCACGCGGCGTATAATGGCAGGGCTTTGACTCACCTGCGCAGCCCTGCCATGTCCACGACCAGCTCGTTCACGACGCCACTCCCGCCGGCGGTGATCCGCCATCTCGGCGCCGCCGACTACGAACCCACGTTCGCCGCCATGCGCGCGTTCACGGATGCGCGCACGCCGGACACGCCCGACGAGCTGTGGATCGTCGAGCATCCACCCGTCTACACGCTGGGCCTGGGTGCCGATCGCGGCCACCTGCTGGGCGGCGCCGCGCGGATTCCCGTGGTGCAGACCGACCGCGGCGGCGAGGTGACGTACCACGGCCCCGGGCAGGTCGTCATCTACCTGCTGATGGACCTGCGCCGCAACAAGCCGGGCGGCAAGCTGTATGCCCGGCAGTTCGTGCACAGGATCGAGGCCGCGATCATCAACGTGCTGGCCGCGCATGGCCTGGCCGGCGAGCGCGTCGAGGGCGCGCCCGGCATCTATATCGCCGATGGCCCGAAGCGCGGCGCGAAAATCGCCGCGCTCGGATTGAAAGTCCGGGGCAATGGCTGCACCTACCACGGCGTGTCGCTGAACGTGGCGATGGACCTGGCGCCGTTCACCTGGATCAACCCCTGTGGCTATGCCGGCCTGGAAACCATCGACATGCGCTCGATGGGTATCGACGTGCCGCTGGCCGACGTGCAGCTGGCGCTGGCCAACGAACTGGTGCGCCAGCTCGACGTTGCGCCGTCCCCCGCACACCCGGAACTCTCCGCCGCCGCCTGAATGAATTCACAAGAGAACCCTATGACCACCGAAACCACGACCGCCGCCGCCCCTGCTTACAACCCCAGCGAAAAGCAGAAAGGCGCCAGCAAGACGTCGCGCATCCCGATCAAGATCGTGCCGATCGAGCAGGTGGAGCGCCTGAAGAAGCCGGAGTGGATCCGCGTGAAGGCGGCATCGGCGTCCAGCCGCTTCTACGAGATCAAGGACATCCTGCGTGAAAACAAGCTGGTGACGGTGTGCGAGGAAGCTTCCTGCCCGAACATCGGCGAGTGCTTCGGCAAGGGCACGGCCACCTTCATGATCATGGGCGACAAGTGCACGCGCCGCTGCCCGTTCTGCGACGTGGGCCACGGCCGCCCCGACCCGCTGGACGTGGACGAGCCGGGCAACCTGGCCAACACGATCGCCAAGCTGCGCCTGTCCTATGTGGTGATCACGTCGGTGGACCGCGACGACCTGCGCGACGGCGGTGCCGGCCACTTCGTCGAGTGCATCACGAAG belongs to Pseudoduganella albidiflava and includes:
- a CDS encoding DUF493 family protein, giving the protein MAAIPPKESLIEYPSDFPIKVMGPTHDAFTVTIIEVITKHDPTFHEGRVETRPSSGGKYTGLTVTVRATSREQLDALYSELSGHPMVKIVL
- the lipB gene encoding lipoyl(octanoyl) transferase LipB, with translation MSTTSSFTTPLPPAVIRHLGAADYEPTFAAMRAFTDARTPDTPDELWIVEHPPVYTLGLGADRGHLLGGAARIPVVQTDRGGEVTYHGPGQVVIYLLMDLRRNKPGGKLYARQFVHRIEAAIINVLAAHGLAGERVEGAPGIYIADGPKRGAKIAALGLKVRGNGCTYHGVSLNVAMDLAPFTWINPCGYAGLETIDMRSMGIDVPLADVQLALANELVRQLDVAPSPAHPELSAAA